Proteins from a genomic interval of Lolium perenne isolate Kyuss_39 chromosome 1, Kyuss_2.0, whole genome shotgun sequence:
- the LOC139832007 gene encoding uncharacterized protein produces the protein MLNCEPDDSAVITTTLGCQLAELPLTYLGIPLTLRRPTRAQMMPLVNKTAAKLPTWKSRLMDRSGRLVLVKSVLAAIPLHQILVLQPPKCILKLLEKIQRGFLWDGRAEANGGHCHVNWRAVCRPLSLGGLGVQDMERAGLALRMRWLCQIAPELYACIPKRHRKATSIRDGLTDHSWARDIHGVLGLQELGQYLMLWTEVEATVLTDQPDQLVWRWNANGVYTAKSCYRSTFQGSRACPAWKLLWKTWALPRVKFFHWLANKDRCWTAERLRRRGLQHHPRCLLCDQEPESMHHLTLACPFSRQVWYDTLSWLRLPCRPPDNELTLHEWWITARQHTPKPMRKGLATATLLVPWLIWKHRNSCVFDGEQPSTQRVNDRIKAEAALWARAGALGLRAVLPVDWDVH, from the exons ATGCTCAACTGTGAGCCTGACGACAGCGCGGTGATCACGACAACTCTGGGATGCCAGCTTGCGGAGCTGCCACTGACCTACCTTGGCATACCGCTCACGCTCCGCCGCCCTACCCGCGCACAGATGATGCCACTGGTCAACAAAACTGCGGCCAAGCTTCCCACATGGAAGTCTAGGCTCATGGACCGCTCTGGGAGGCTCGTCCTTGTCAAGTCTGTACTggcagcaatccccctacatcagaTCCTAGTGCTGCAGCCGCCAAAGTGCATCCTAAAGCTCCTCGAGAAGATCCAGAGAGGCTTCCTTTGGGACGGCCGCGCCGAGGCCAACGGCGGGCATTGCCACGTCAATTGGCGTGCGGTGTGCAGGCCCCTATCCCTTGGAGGCCTAGGTGTTCAGGATATGGAGAGGGCTGGGCTTGCGCTTCGGATGCGGTGGCTTTG CCAAATTGCCCCTGAGCTCTACGCTTGTATCCCTAAAAGACATCGGAAGGCAACCTCCATCAGAGATGGGTTGACCGACCACAGTTGGGCGCGCGACATCCACGGCGTGCTTGGTCTCCAGGAGCTGGGCCAGTACCTTATGCTCTGGACAGAGGTGGAGGCGACTGTCCTCACAGACCAACCTGATCAGCTCGTCTGGCGATGGAACGCAAACGGTGTCTACACGGCAAAGTCCTGCTACCGGAGCACATTCCAGGGATCCAGGGCCTGCCCGGCCTGGAAGCTACTGTGGAAAACTTGGGCGCTTCCGCGCGTCAAATTCTTCCACTGGCTGGCTAACAAGGACCGGTGCTGGACGGCGGAGCGACTACGACGGCGAGGGCTGCAGCACCATCCTCGGTGCCTGCTATGCGACCAAGAGCCCGAGTCCATGCATCACCTCACCTTGGCTTGCCCCTTCTCTAGGCAGGTTTGGTACGACACCCTGTCCTGGCTGCGGCTCCCTTGTCGACCACCTGACAACGAGCTTACCCTCCACGAATGGTGGATCACTGCGAGACAGCACACGCCGAAGCCTATGCGGAAAGGCCTCGCAACCGCCACGCTGCTTGTGCCCTGGTTGATTTGGAAGCACCGAAACTCGTGCGTCTTCGATGGAGAGCAGCCGTCCACCCAGAGAGTGAATGACAGGATCAAGGCTGAGGCGGCGCTTTGGGCCAGAGCTGGAGCCCTTGGCCTTCGCGCCGTCTTACCTGTAGACTGGGATGTTCACTAG